The sequence aaacaggtgttctactccactagccagaacctctaataaacaggtgtGCGTTTCATTCGCCTCCAGATTATCAAGACAGATTCTGGTGACAGGGTGAACCAGTTTCATTTACATCACCCAGCCTGTGTCGCAGCTCTAAACCCTTACCTTTTCAATGAGACCTGCTCCAAGACTGTGGATGGCTTTCAGCTTTCTCTCAGGAAGAGGAGGGTTGAATTGAATGATATTCTTCTGGAGTAAAGTCAATGGGATTGTCACCAGAACCTTTAAAAAAAGACCAAATAAATGTTCCCAAAACTACAGTTAAGAGTGGAGTGTCAGGGAAGACAACTGTACTTTAACATGCATGATTACTCTGTAAATAAACAAATGAGTCCTTACTTTCTGTGCTGTCCACTGAGTCCCATTGGATGAGGTAACTTTGACTATATCCCCTGAGTAATCGATAGCTTGAACCTACAATGAAACAAGTGTACTGTGATTGTGAGGCATTGCTCTAAATGCTTGAGTACAAAACAAATTTGAGAAACCTCTCACTTGTATCTAACTATATACTACAACCAAGATGAGAGGAGAATGGGCAACGAAAGGAACataaggagatattattgggacgcaccctaagtgtgcacttgttcacacATCTAAAAAACATTGAATTGCTTAAGGCATTGGTTAGTAGGAGTTTCCAGCATATTTCTCATACCAGTCATTTTCCTTTCAAATCAGTGAAGGGAAGTAGACAAGTACACACTTTGCgaggaaggagagataattgGGACATAGTATCTGATGGCTCACCGGGCTCTTGATGCGGATGTCGAGGCCCTCGGCCAGTTTGTTAAGCACAGACGAATAGCCCTCTGTCAGCAGTGTATGGTCTCCTGAGAACTGAGCGAAGAACTCATTGTGGTCCCAGGATCGAGCCGACacctgcgaacacacacacacacacacacacacacacacacacacacacacacacacacacacacacacacacacacacacacacacacacacacacacacacacattaaattcTGGGGTTAAAGCAACAACAAAATATCCCATGATTGAAACTTAAGAGGATCTCAGATGGATTGTCTGGGGACAAGTTAACCTCCACTTTCATGTAAGAACGTCATAACCATCATGCTTTCAGGAAAGAGAATCATTTTGTACATGTATCCTTGCTTAGGGGGTCCGGGGTCTTCAATGGGATAATGTTTTTTCACAAGGACTGAGAAGCTCAGTTCTGGTgacttaaattttttttttttaaacatgaaaaTAAAATGACACTGACACCATCTAAAATATAATTTCCACTTCCAAAAATGGGCCCAATAACTATTGGTAAAAATGATATTAAAATTCTTTGAACATATTGGATCATTCATATAGCCTATGCATGGTCTATATTATCAGGTATGCTAtcaggaataataataataataatatatgccatttagcagacgcttttatccaaagcgacttacagtcatgtgtgcatacattctacgtatgggtggtcccggggatcgaacccactatagCACCTGTAGCCCAACTGATAGCATAGTGGCTATAAATTATACATAggctgaagcatggggttggTCCATCTGCATTTACCCCATAGAACACCACATCCTGATTGTTATTATTCATTTATTATAAATACATCCTTATTAATTAGTATTCACTTCACTTGTTTTTCTATTACAAAGTATGTCATTGCCCTTTGAAGAAAATATTGCCCATTTTAAGAGCTCTGTTGTACAGTTACACCTAAACCATTCTTGAATCTCTGGTTGTAAaactgcagggtagcctagtggtcagagcgttggactagtaaccggaaggttgcaagttcaaacccctgagctgacaaggtacaaatctgtcgttctgcccctgaacaggcagttaacccactgttcccaggctgtcattgaaaataagaatttgttcttaactgacttgccttgttaaataaaggtaaaataaataaaaacaattgtaAAACTACGTCACGCGCAATTGAAGGAGTATAGAAATAAACGTGGTAGCAATGGAAAACTGGGATCCCACTCTTCTTTTAGCAAAGGTCAAAAGTGTTTTCCCACGACCTCATTGGCTCTTGTACCTTCAATGAGCCTCGAGAGGAATATTTATAAAACACAACAAGCCGACTTGGTAAATAGGTCAAATATTCTACTATGGGGTTGTCTGATTTTGTTTTAATAACATTaaaatggcaaaaaaaaaaattgtagcaTAGTCTTTGAATGACTTTGCAAAGCAGCTACAGTAGACTAGACGCCGCTGTCGGAGTGGAGCGCTGCTGTGGTGTGCATGACAGACTATTTAATTCCCTTCGTCTGACCATCAGAGTGTCATCCACAATCATGCATGTcagttgaatacaaacagtgtaacagAAAATAAAATACTTGAGAATACATTTATTTGGGAATATATTTCATAGCCTAATAGAGACAAGCATGTCTGTTCTATGTCATCTCCAAACCAGATTTTATTGAGCATCTTCACTGATCGGGGAAAATAAGAAAGAAAAAAACGACTTCTCCAGAATCCATATGATGGAAATCCGTTGCTGTAACGGAGAACTTTAACCCCCGACTATGTTGTCATAACTCTCCTACGGTCACTTCATGGACTGTCACAAGAGACAGGGTAGGAATGATCTCATCCTCAGACCTGGTCCAGTGTGCTTCCACAGGCATATTCCAGGTTGCTGAGATGGAACTGAAGCACTTTCTCCTCCAGCTGGCTGAACTGGACCCCAGACTCCTGAAGGAATGTCTTGTAGACCTCCTGGATTTTCTCTGGAAGTGAAAATTGTAAAATGATAGAAACTAGAAACTGACCAAATGTCTATCACTACTTCATATATAAGCAAATCATTACGATGTCCCAAAATTCCCAAGtcttccagaaatcctggttggaataTTTCTGGAATCAggagtaaataaatataaattctGTGACTACTCTAAAAGCCGGGTTTATGCTACACGATTTTACCCCATTTTCTAACCCAAAATCTGCAATGCTCTTGAAGTGTGAGATGTGCAACGACACGTTTTGAGAACAGTGATGAGCAACAGCCAATGAGAGCTCACCAGAAAAGAAGCCAGTGAAACATCACTCAAGACATGTAGACTCTGGATCAGGAGCCATGACTACTACGCGTTTGTACTTGCCTTTAACCAAATGAAAAGTAGCACATTTTTACAGCTCTGAAGTTCACAAGCAATGTTATTCAATTCAAAACGTTGGCTAGTTATTTCAAATCTGTTTGACTGAAAACATTTGAGGCTGCTTTGAGCCACAGCTTGTTGGAGCTACGTTAACTCTAAATCACATCATCGTTTCAGTCGTGTATATCCACCAGGCTTTACCGCTATTTCTGTAAAACCTTGGAATTTTGGGGAAAGTTACCAGATTTCGCAACCCTAGGAGTGACCACAAATGTGTTGTACCTCCCAGAGGAGTGTCCTGGTTCTGAGACTTGTCTTTCCTCCATTCTGACACCACATCCAGGATGGCGTTAAAGTGGAAGTCCATGCGCTTATCGATGGCCGGGTCTGTGGCACTCCCTCCCTCCTGGAACAGGTCACACCTCTCCCCCAGCTTGTGCATTTTAATGCTGAGCTACATACAAGAGAAGCAACTGAGTATGTGAATACTTGTCGGACCCGAAAGACTTCTGAGGCATCTATTAGCAGTTACACTAAATGAAATGAGGCAGCAGCATAAAAAAATACAACGTTATTTGGTTGAACTTTGGGTGAATGATTAGAAATGTTGACATTGAAAAATCCTGTTTTCAAGGTACGGTTTGTGAGTGAATGACTGAGTGCCAGTAGTGTCAGTGTTGTTACAATGAATCTCTCACCTGCTCACTCATCAGTGCAATTGGGTTGTTCACACAGCCGTTCACAATCTGAGCCCCCCGACCCACAGTGACGCCGCCCAGCGATGTATCGTCCCACACCCGCCCTCCAATCCGCTCACTCGCCTCGAGCATCACCACCTGTGATTGGATCAAACACTTGGAGGTTAAAGTTCATGAAGAAGGCACAGCCACAGAACACATCAGCAGTTATTCATTCAATACGGTGAGAACAATATTATGTATACCTCATTTCAGACCAAGAACATCTTATGGGTTATTATAGGAGTAGGTTCCATATCTGgacacccagctagcacatttgtttccttggaagttgtggaaaCGTATGTTATTGATTTCCATAGGTTCTGGGAATGAACTCCTACGTTTCCTGACGGTTAAAACTGAACTCTAAAAAAATGTAAGTACAAATATCACCTGTTCTGGGAACATACATTTTTTGAGgtttcagggaggttctgagaacaaaAATGATGggttatttgaaggtaattaaataacgttctgagaacatacTCAATAAGACTGAGAAAAACACTGCTAGCTTAGTTTGGGTTCACTTTTTGAACTCCAAgcagataggacacatggaaattaatttgcttaggcattaatcatgcaaaaaaaaaatgtatgagtGAGATTCAAATGTATGATCTTCTGTTGTCTATCCATGGAATTTGTCCTCtgtgccaccaggatggagctagcatacCATGTTTTTTTAAAACTCATACAAAATGTTAATCTAGtcaggaaacaagcactcattaagatcaggtgtggccaattagtggacTCGGCctacacacctgaacacacagatAGAGTTTTGTTGAGGCTGAGAAcagaatgtatatatttttaaataacgtTCTCAGAACGTTCTTTGAACGTTACTAATGTCatcttgtggtttttatggaaagttttctgagaaaattactttaaataggaccatgaggaaacctgtagaaaACGTTAtgttgaagtactgaaattcccacctaACATGGAACCCAAACAGGCTGCGCACGTGCACCATCgttcataaatgtattttgtccccccacacgaAACGCGATcccaacacgcaggttaaaatatcaaaacaaactctgaaccaattatattaatttggggacaggtcgaaaagcatgaaacatttatggcaatttagcttgcactagctagctaatttgtcctatttagctagcatGCTGTTGCTAGGTAATTTGTCCTggaatataaacattgagttgttattttacctgaaatgcacatggtcctctactccgccaattaatccacacataaaacggtcaaccaaatcggttctagtcatctctcttcattccaggctttttcttctcttgactttatattgcgattgtcaactttcataaattaggtgcattactgccactgacctcgttcatctttcagtcacccacgtgggtataaccaatgaggagatggcacatgggtacctgctttaataaaccaatgaggagatgggagagacgggacttgcagcgcgatctgcgtcagaaatagaactgacttctattttagcccttggcaacgcagacgctcgttggctcgcgcgagcagtgtgggtgcaataattgaataacatagattccTAAATATATTTTGCGATgcgagcggtgtagtcagcctgttaggAACATGTGGTTCTCAGAATGTTACGTGCTTgctgggtatcctgcaccattcccagaacattGTAGGAAGTTCTGGGAAtgaccataggacaaccacgctctcaccaagctctaagaaacataaggttctcagaacgttatgtgctaacTGGGTATGGTCAAAACATCAAAAACAAAAATGAACACTTGAAGTAGTTGTACATTTTAAATCTTAAAATAATACCTGCATGCCAAAGTTTTGCAGTTGCCGCGCAGCAGCCAGCCCCGACGCCCCGGCTCCAATCACAATCACGTTCTTCTGCAAAGACCAACAAAAACTCTGTATGAGCTGCAGAACATAACTGGACAAAGTTGATGGTAGAAAATTAGACACACTCACGTTGTGGTAGCGCTCGGGAAGCAGGGGCTGTTTGACTGATAGAACCCCAGTGTTGATCAGACCCTTCCTGGTCATGAAGAGAAGCACCCTGTCCATTTCCTGTACACAACGCACACGTACCAGACCTCTCACAATGATGTGGGGAGCACAGTTCTGGGGTGTCAGCACCTCCTAGACATGAGAGGAAGGGACGTGTTTAATCATTACCACCAGGCCTTGTTGTGTTTAATTGATAGAAAATAAATGTAACTTCTCCTAGGTCATGTAACTCCATTGTTTTTCCTCACTATTCTATTAGTCTCTCGTCAAAAATAGGTATGTGACTAGATGGCTGGGTTATGTGAAATAACATGTGGAAAGAGAAAGGTACTCCACACAAACCAGGTGGATGCTAGTGGATGATCCAGCCTACCTACGGAGGAAGAGGAGACGGCGTGTCTGATGTAGAGTTCTAGGCCTGtctacaagtatctgactgacgTTTCTCCCTGCCTGTCTATCATCGACGCTCCCTCCGCTCAAGCTACTGACTGTCttttcaaactgcctctgaagCTGTGAAAAACCATCAATTCATGAACTGACAGATCTCtacatttctttttgttttcaaAGCAACTTTGAGATTCTTGTTTGtaactaaaaaatatatatatatattattattattactactactatgacgCTTCCAAAAAGCGTCTAATTTAAACAGTGTAGGACTTATCTGTCTGGCTACCTTACAGCCTCTGTGCCAGGAGGCCAGGATAAGGTTACGCAGGGCCAGGTACATGGTGGGGTCACGGGAAAACTCTGGAAACTCATAGAGCTCATCCAGCTCCATCATGTCCGGTCGCACACACAAGGCCTTCCCACACTCGTTGGGTTGGTAAAAGGGCTGGAAGTATGGACACAGCCCTGGAACTGAACACAAAGTATGAGTTAGAGAACATGCATTTACTGACCACGAGTGACTGGTGGTTCAACAGACTATCTAAGATAATAGAAAGAAAAGTAGCCTagacttaagcaataaggcacgagggggtgtggtatatggtcaattaTACAACGGCTAAAGGCTGTTCTAGACACAACGCAtcacggagtgcctggacacaccccgtagccatggtatattggccatataccacaaacccctggggtgccttattgctattataaactggttaccaatgtaattaggtcagtacaaatacatgttttatcAAACCTGGTgctatacggtctgatataccacggctgtcagccaatcagcattccgGACTCGAACCACCCATTTTATTATGGATATTAACTACTTGCCGATTTACTGGTTCCTTAGGTCTGGGTCGCACTCCCTTCTCTGTGAAGTAGAGCAACAGAGTTGAGATGTGGATTCTCTCCCACCCCCGATGGACTTACTCTGTGGTGGGATGGCTCTGCAGTGCTCTGCCCTCAACTCAGCATGAGAGTGGTTGCTGGTGGATCCTGAGGGGCTCATGCCCACACAGTCGGGATAGTAGGCTGTGAGGAAAGGGTTGGCCGGGCTGTCCTTAAATAACGGGGGCAGGATCAGCATGGAATGCCACCAGCTGTCGATCACCTCCGCCACTCTCTGTGGAACACAACAAGGTTCCGAATAAGGACAAGGCTGCAGTGATACTTTAAATTGTTGACTGAAAATGAAGGAACACAGAAGGTCATTTTTAAAGACAGTCACTCACCAAATCTTCTGGCAGAGAGCACTGGTCTGGCCCTTCGGTCTGTAGATGTAAACACGTGATAATATGGCACTATCATGAAATGTCGATCAAGTTATTGTTGATTATGTTGTTGTCTCTTCCTCCTGCTACTTCCTGTTTACCTTGACATTGTTGACCTTCATGCCACAGCGATACGTGGCTGCTAGTGAGGCAGTGAGCTGGATCTCCTTGGTTAGCTGACGCCATTTCCCACAGTCTGGCTTAGTGCATTGGACCTGGAAACCAATCAGAATGGAGTGAATGTGTTTGAATTACTCACTTTATGGAGAGTGGCTGCATTGACCTGAATACTATGCCAGTTAGCTGGACATTTCGGGGTTGAAAGGCAGCTGTGTTGCTCTCACCCAGTATGGAAGCTGTTGATCTGCCATGAAAGCTTTCAGACTGGGCTCACTCTTCCCATTGCCAGTCCAAACCCTCTTCCAGGATGCATATGTCTCATAGCCATCTTTGTGACTGATAAACCAAGGAAAGATATAGTCATTACATTCAGATCAACAGAGAACAGGTGTCTATGATGACATGTTTAACAAAATGACAACGTTATTTTTTAATTAGACTCTTAACCTTCTATAGTAGTGATCAAAACACTCATTGCAAAAGTGCTCCCCACAGGACAAATGGTACCACCGAGAAGTGTAGCCGTTTTTGGCGCACCTGAAAGAAAGACGGAGAGCAGTCAGAAACCTGTCAGCAAGTACTCAACACACTGAATGTGATGTCATACTTTCTCTCCATTGTGTTCCAACAGGTGGCATCACTCATACGGGACACTTGTACCTCAACTGATCAGTGCAGGGCAAGAACCGTCACACTATTTGATGTAAGACAGTGGCAGAACTCCCACACTTGCGTTCTAAATAGCAGGCATACGAAAATAGAACGTATACGACATTTCTAAAACTTACTATGCTTTAAATAAACAGGATATCCTACACATTTTGTCTTTTCATCTAGTACAATTCACTGTACACTTATTGAGGGGGGAACAAAAATGTGTCTTTCCAGACGCACGTGtgtgtttgacaacagctgataatcagaGAAGGTGACGACG comes from Oncorhynchus gorbuscha isolate QuinsamMale2020 ecotype Even-year linkage group LG24, OgorEven_v1.0, whole genome shotgun sequence and encodes:
- the LOC124012855 gene encoding lysine-specific histone demethylase 1B yields the protein MLTDADYTVNASGARRAKKRTAMESSSGDGQSSLRSSGRQVNVRMKRCNNPPPGQTKRKATDTEEEEDQSEKKYRKCEKAGCSATYPVCFASASERCAKNGYTSRWYHLSCGEHFCNECFDHYYRSHKDGYETYASWKRVWTGNGKSEPSLKAFMADQQLPYWVQCTKPDCGKWRQLTKEIQLTASLAATYRCGMKVNNVKTEGPDQCSLPEDLRVAEVIDSWWHSMLILPPLFKDSPANPFLTAYYPDCVGMSPSGSTSNHSHAELRAEHCRAIPPQIPGLCPYFQPFYQPNECGKALCVRPDMMELDELYEFPEFSRDPTMYLALRNLILASWHRGCKEVLTPQNCAPHIIVRGLVRVRCVQEMDRVLLFMTRKGLINTGVLSVKQPLLPERYHNKNVIVIGAGASGLAAARQLQNFGMQVVMLEASERIGGRVWDDTSLGGVTVGRGAQIVNGCVNNPIALMSEQLSIKMHKLGERCDLFQEGGSATDPAIDKRMDFHFNAILDVVSEWRKDKSQNQDTPLGEKIQEVYKTFLQESGVQFSQLEEKVLQFHLSNLEYACGSTLDQVSARSWDHNEFFAQFSGDHTLLTEGYSSVLNKLAEGLDIRIKSPVQAIDYSGDIVKVTSSNGTQWTAQKVLVTIPLTLLQKNIIQFNPPLPERKLKAIHSLGAGLIEKVALQFPFRFWDGKIQGADYFGHIPPSPDKRGMFGVFYDMDPQGKRSVLMSIISGEAVPSIRDMEDKDVADQCMKVLRELFKEQEVPDPVNYFVTRWSRDMWSQMSYSFVKTGGSGEAYDIIAEDVQGKVFFAGEATNRHFPQTVTGAYLSGVREASKIAAL